From Eubalaena glacialis isolate mEubGla1 chromosome 17, mEubGla1.1.hap2.+ XY, whole genome shotgun sequence, a single genomic window includes:
- the LOC133077422 gene encoding vacuolar protein sorting-associated protein 29-like, translated as MRLFYLQLALVLGDLHIPRRCNSLPAKLKKLLVPGKIQHILCTGNLCTKESYDYLKTLAGDVHIVRGDFDENLNYPEQKVVTVGQFKIGLIHGHQVIPWGDMASLALLQRQFDMDILISGHTHKFEAFEHENKFYINPGSATGAYNALETNIILSFVLMDIQASTVVAYVYQLIGDDVKVEQIEYKKS; from the exons ATGCG ACTGTTCTATCTCCAGTTGGCGTTGGTATTAGGAGACCTGCACATCCCACGCCGGTGCAACAGTTTGCcagctaaattaaaaaaactgcTGGTACCAGGAAAGATTCAGCACATTCTCTGCACTGGAAACCTTTGTACCAAAGAGAGTTACGACTATCTCAAGACTCTGGCTGGTGATGTTCATATTGTGAGAGGAGACTTCGATGAGAATCTGAATTATCCAGAACAGAAAGTTGTAACTGTTGGGCAGTTCAAAATTGGTTTGATCCATGGACATCAAGTTATTCCATGGGGAGATATGGCCAGCTTAGCCCTGTTGCAGAGGCAGTTTGATATGGATAtccttatttcaggacacacacaTAAATTTGAAGCATTTGAGCATGAAAATAAATTCTACATTAATCCAGGTTCTGCCACTGGAGCATATAATGCCTTGGAAACGAACattattctttcatttgtgtTGATGGATATCCAGGCTTCTACAGTTGTCGCTTACGTGTATCAGCTAATTGGAGACGATGTGAAAGTAGAACAAATCGAatacaaaaaatcttaa